From a single Fibrobacter sp. UWP2 genomic region:
- the ettA gene encoding energy-dependent translational throttle protein EttA — MAEQNKAEKFVFYMYKMTKSYPPNKEVLKDISLSFYYGAKIGIIGQNGAGKSTLLRIMAGIDKEFQGEAWIEPGRTAGYLPQEPQLDPNLTVKENVMQAVAKKQAVLDRFNEISMKFAEPMEDDEMNKLLDEQAKLQDIIDAQDLWSLDRNIEIAMDALRCPPGDWPVTNLSGGEKRRVALCRLLLEEPDLLLLDEPTNHLDAETVAWLERHLREYKGSVILVTHDRYFLDNVTNWILEIDRGRGIPWEGNYAQWLDQKLERLRGEEKGESDRQKRLAREQEWVKQSPKARQAKSKARLKAYEELLAEDSREQIKVAQIHIANGKRLGDIVIQAEHLQKAFGDKVLFDDLNFNLPRSGIVGIIGPNGAGKTTLFKMIMGQEKPDGGTLKIGETVEIISMEQGRDSLDDSKTVWEEITGGNDEIMVGDRKMNGRAYCGLFNFTGAAQQKKLTTLSGGERNRVLMAKNLQKPGNLLFLDEPTNDLDIETLQALEQAILKFAGCAVIISHDRWFLDRIATHILAYEGDSKVVWFEGNWSEYEADRRKRLGEDADNPKPIKYKTLKRD, encoded by the coding sequence ATGGCCGAACAGAATAAAGCAGAAAAATTCGTTTTCTACATGTACAAGATGACCAAGTCCTATCCGCCCAACAAGGAAGTGCTGAAGGACATTTCCTTGAGCTTCTACTACGGCGCAAAGATTGGCATCATCGGCCAGAACGGTGCCGGTAAGTCTACGCTGTTGCGCATCATGGCGGGCATCGACAAGGAATTCCAGGGCGAAGCTTGGATCGAGCCGGGCCGCACCGCGGGTTACCTGCCGCAGGAACCGCAGCTGGACCCGAACCTGACCGTCAAGGAAAACGTGATGCAGGCCGTTGCCAAGAAGCAGGCCGTGCTCGACCGCTTCAACGAGATTTCCATGAAGTTCGCCGAACCCATGGAAGACGACGAGATGAACAAGCTCCTCGACGAACAGGCGAAGCTCCAGGACATCATCGACGCGCAGGACTTGTGGAGCCTTGACCGCAATATCGAAATTGCCATGGACGCTCTCCGCTGCCCGCCGGGCGACTGGCCGGTGACGAACCTCTCTGGCGGTGAAAAGCGCCGTGTGGCCCTTTGCCGTTTGCTCCTCGAAGAACCGGATTTGCTGCTCTTGGACGAACCGACGAACCATCTGGATGCAGAAACGGTTGCATGGCTCGAACGCCACCTCCGCGAATACAAGGGCTCCGTGATTTTGGTGACCCATGACCGTTACTTCCTCGACAACGTGACGAACTGGATTTTGGAAATCGACCGCGGTCGCGGCATTCCTTGGGAAGGCAATTACGCCCAGTGGCTCGACCAGAAGCTGGAACGCCTCCGTGGCGAAGAGAAGGGCGAATCCGACAGGCAGAAGCGCCTTGCCCGCGAACAGGAATGGGTCAAGCAGAGCCCGAAGGCGCGCCAGGCCAAGAGCAAGGCCCGTCTCAAGGCCTACGAGGAATTGCTTGCCGAAGATTCTCGCGAACAGATCAAGGTGGCGCAGATCCACATTGCAAACGGCAAGCGCCTGGGCGATATCGTGATTCAGGCGGAACACCTGCAGAAGGCCTTTGGCGACAAGGTGCTGTTCGACGACTTAAACTTCAACCTGCCGCGCTCCGGCATCGTGGGCATTATCGGCCCGAACGGTGCAGGTAAGACGACTTTGTTCAAGATGATTATGGGCCAGGAAAAGCCCGATGGCGGTACGCTCAAGATTGGCGAGACCGTGGAAATCATCAGCATGGAACAGGGCCGCGACAGCCTCGACGACAGCAAGACTGTGTGGGAAGAAATCACCGGCGGGAACGACGAGATTATGGTGGGCGACCGCAAGATGAACGGTCGCGCCTACTGCGGACTCTTCAACTTCACGGGTGCCGCCCAGCAGAAAAAGCTCACGACGCTTTCGGGCGGTGAACGCAACCGCGTGCTCATGGCGAAGAACCTGCAGAAGCCGGGCAACCTCCTGTTCCTCGACGAACCGACCAATGACCTTGACATTGAAACGCTGCAGGCCCTGGAACAGGCAATCCTCAAGTTTGCAGGCTGTGCCGTGATTATCTCGCATGACCGCTGGTTCCTGGACCGTATCGCCACGCACATCCTCGCTTACGAAGGCGATTCCAAGGTGGTGTGGTTCGAAGGCAACTGGAGCGAATACGAAGCCGACCGCCGCAAGCGCCTCGGCGAAGATGCCGACAACCCGAAGCCCATCAAGTACAAGACGCTCAAGCGCGACTAA
- a CDS encoding ABC transporter permease: MLHVFKHELRLIFRDPKFWIPFIIPPVILAASQGIAVSRFGGQIMEGMEGYMMLLLGCLMAPMGAPLAGDSFAGERERNSLELLQLSPIAPSTLFWGKLLAILPFPVVFSLLAQSAYWLAHPDVSTVAAVASILGALSAVLLTTVFSLMVSLRVKTVRAASHISLFLVIPLLLAVQVFYETFLAGVLFPIFTLLGSVLVSLGASLLALRRFLTK, from the coding sequence ATGCTCCATGTCTTCAAACACGAACTTCGCCTAATTTTCCGGGATCCGAAATTCTGGATTCCCTTCATCATCCCGCCGGTAATCCTTGCGGCGAGCCAGGGGATTGCGGTTTCCCGCTTCGGCGGGCAGATTATGGAAGGCATGGAAGGCTATATGATGCTCTTGTTGGGCTGCCTCATGGCGCCCATGGGGGCGCCCTTGGCCGGCGATTCGTTTGCGGGTGAGCGGGAGCGCAACTCGCTTGAACTTTTGCAGCTTTCTCCCATCGCGCCTTCGACGCTTTTCTGGGGCAAACTTCTGGCTATACTCCCTTTCCCGGTGGTGTTTTCGCTTTTGGCCCAATCGGCCTATTGGCTTGCGCATCCGGATGTTTCCACCGTCGCGGCGGTGGCCTCCATTCTCGGCGCCCTTTCGGCGGTGCTCCTCACGACGGTGTTTTCCCTGATGGTCTCGCTCCGCGTAAAGACGGTCCGGGCGGCGTCCCACATCTCCTTGTTCCTGGTTATCCCGCTGCTGCTCGCCGTGCAGGTTTTCTATGAGACGTTCCTTGCGGGAGTCCTCTTCCCGATATTTACTCTGTTGGGGTCGGTTCTTGTGAGCCTGGGGGCGTCTTTGCTTGCCCTTCGTCGATTCTTAACAAAGTAA
- a CDS encoding type II secretion system protein GspD, producing MPPKYNHRQGCFQPAVAAVTLAVLLVVAARSFAATFDFVDVPISEVARSLSLAYDTPILVDQGVDARVSFHLEGVSVLEGLTALCESQGLQLVQVGKVFHIKRAEDRGENFFAVDDSLVTVSVRNKDVLEFVREYGANTGLNILPSAGVSGRISGDLRNLPAEQAFRGLMESQGFRVWKESGVLRVDLKRGEASSGGPDQNIDLVNDTGLFTVNLEGVPLSDVLQELSLAAGLNLAVYGDLHEQVRLHFSGVPLQTLLQALFQGSKYAYVLDSVSLYVAERGAKNALSATRLYPLRHVHSEKALQQLAKFLPSGNFVASEVKEQNALLLGGSVAEIVAAESLLTQVDVPAMQVTLSCILVEFKRGKTFEIGLHSGAARKTGENDLGVRGFYDFLGKDVSRSGAFGKIGILPDRFEMELASLEENNSAEVLARPKLTTLNGNKAELNVTNTVYYLVSQVSADGYPITDYRSFNDGISLELTPSVTWEGSITLEVAPEIKTAGRSSGDGPRDISTRNLKTTVVLKSGETLCLGGLRRKSKSQVRSAVPFLGSIPVLGRLFSYTSEQEEESELAIFITPEVNFDVPAR from the coding sequence ATGCCTCCAAAATACAATCACAGGCAGGGCTGTTTTCAGCCGGCCGTAGCGGCAGTGACGCTTGCCGTTCTCTTGGTTGTTGCCGCACGGAGTTTTGCGGCGACGTTCGACTTTGTGGATGTGCCCATTAGCGAGGTGGCGCGTTCGCTTTCACTTGCCTACGACACACCGATTTTGGTGGACCAGGGTGTCGATGCGCGGGTCTCTTTCCATTTGGAGGGCGTGAGCGTGCTCGAGGGGCTCACGGCGCTTTGCGAGTCGCAGGGGCTCCAGTTGGTGCAGGTGGGGAAGGTGTTCCACATCAAGCGCGCCGAGGACCGCGGCGAGAACTTTTTTGCGGTGGACGATTCGCTGGTGACGGTCTCGGTACGCAACAAGGACGTGCTGGAGTTTGTGCGGGAGTACGGCGCCAACACGGGACTCAACATTTTGCCCTCGGCGGGCGTTTCGGGGCGCATTTCGGGCGACTTGCGCAACTTGCCTGCGGAGCAGGCGTTTCGCGGGCTCATGGAATCGCAGGGGTTCCGCGTGTGGAAGGAGTCGGGGGTGCTTCGCGTTGACCTAAAGCGGGGTGAGGCTTCAAGTGGGGGGCCAGACCAGAATATCGACCTGGTAAATGATACCGGTCTTTTCACGGTGAATCTGGAGGGGGTGCCGCTCTCTGATGTTCTACAGGAGCTTTCGCTTGCTGCGGGCCTCAACTTGGCGGTGTACGGGGACTTGCACGAGCAGGTGCGCCTGCATTTTAGCGGCGTCCCCCTGCAAACGCTTTTGCAGGCGCTGTTCCAGGGCAGCAAATATGCCTATGTGCTAGATTCTGTTAGCTTGTACGTAGCGGAACGCGGCGCCAAGAACGCCTTGTCGGCCACGAGGCTTTACCCGCTAAGGCACGTGCATTCCGAGAAGGCGTTGCAGCAGCTCGCCAAGTTCCTCCCCAGTGGGAATTTTGTCGCCTCCGAGGTCAAGGAGCAGAACGCTTTATTGCTGGGCGGTTCTGTGGCGGAGATCGTGGCGGCGGAATCGCTTTTGACGCAGGTCGACGTGCCCGCCATGCAGGTCACGCTCTCGTGCATCCTGGTGGAATTCAAACGCGGGAAGACCTTTGAAATAGGGCTCCACAGCGGGGCTGCCCGCAAAACGGGGGAGAATGACTTGGGTGTGCGCGGTTTCTACGATTTTTTGGGGAAAGATGTTTCCAGGTCGGGAGCCTTTGGCAAAATCGGGATTTTGCCTGACCGTTTCGAGATGGAACTCGCGAGTCTCGAGGAGAACAACAGCGCCGAGGTCCTTGCGCGCCCCAAGCTGACCACGCTCAACGGCAACAAGGCGGAGCTGAACGTCACGAACACGGTCTATTACCTGGTAAGCCAGGTGAGTGCCGACGGTTACCCCATTACCGACTACCGCAGCTTTAATGACGGCATTTCGTTAGAGCTCACGCCCTCGGTGACTTGGGAGGGGAGCATCACGCTGGAGGTGGCGCCCGAGATCAAGACGGCGGGTAGGAGCAGCGGCGATGGCCCCCGTGACATCAGCACGCGGAACCTCAAGACGACGGTGGTCCTCAAGAGCGGGGAAACCCTTTGCCTGGGCGGTCTCCGGCGTAAAAGCAAGTCGCAGGTGCGGAGTGCGGTGCCGTTTCTCGGGAGCATTCCCGTGCTCGGCAGGCTGTTCAGCTACACGAGCGAACAGGAGGAAGAAAGCGAACTTGCCATATTCATTACTCCGGAGGTGAATTTTGACGTTCCTGCGAGGTAG
- a CDS encoding SulP family inorganic anion transporter, whose translation MQNIHAKESVKNYLTGVVATITPELFRSVKHGYTKKDFTSDLMSGLIVGILALPLAIAFAIASGVGPEQGLYTAIIAGFVISFLGGSRFQIGGPTGAFIVIVYGIVSQYGYDGLASATLLAGIFLVIFGLAKFGAIIKFIPYPVTVGFTAGIAIIIALGQVPNFLGLRFLAKDPADAVGKIKLYASSLDTTNGYSVIVGLVALLVCILWPKITSKVPGSLIAIIVATIMVKVLGWDDPITGHGVVTIGMKNHIPSGFPVPHLPNISLEMMQKVFQPALTIAMLGAIESLLSAVVADGMTSTKHRSNTELFGQGVANILSPIFGGIPATGAIARTATNIRNGAVSPISGLVHAVVLLLIMLVLGKYAEMIPMAALAAVLFQVAFNMCGYHSVIKMFKAPKSDVTVMLVAFFLTVIIDLTVAIEVGVLLAAVLFIKRMSDVAEVEAVSTALKDDDEEAARNELSRQVPKGVVVYELAGSLFFGAVDKFKETMNRISETPKILILRMRSVSSIDAAGINMIEDLMNRCKREGTQLLLSGVHAQPVVALTRAGVLKQLGEENALGNIDAALNRAREILGLPLVDSSKEAIPAPTVSWERSLDKPWIPEESNAAVAEETPEVITEKMMDEPIRKIEEIKK comes from the coding sequence ATGCAGAATATACACGCCAAGGAATCCGTCAAGAACTATTTGACAGGCGTTGTTGCTACCATTACCCCCGAACTTTTTCGCAGTGTCAAGCACGGCTACACAAAAAAGGACTTCACCAGTGACCTGATGAGCGGCCTTATTGTGGGTATTTTGGCGCTCCCCTTGGCGATCGCCTTTGCCATTGCCTCCGGTGTCGGCCCGGAACAGGGCCTTTACACGGCCATTATCGCGGGTTTTGTCATCAGTTTCTTGGGCGGTTCCCGCTTCCAGATAGGCGGGCCTACGGGTGCCTTCATTGTGATTGTCTACGGCATCGTGAGCCAGTACGGTTACGACGGACTCGCCTCGGCGACGCTCCTTGCCGGTATTTTCCTCGTGATTTTTGGTTTGGCGAAATTTGGCGCCATTATCAAGTTCATCCCGTATCCCGTGACGGTAGGCTTTACCGCGGGCATTGCCATTATCATCGCTCTGGGCCAAGTTCCAAATTTCCTCGGTCTCCGCTTTTTGGCAAAGGACCCCGCCGACGCCGTGGGTAAAATCAAGCTCTACGCGTCCTCCCTCGACACGACCAACGGGTATTCGGTGATCGTGGGCCTTGTCGCTCTGCTGGTTTGCATTTTGTGGCCTAAAATCACCTCGAAAGTGCCGGGCTCCCTCATTGCGATTATCGTTGCGACCATTATGGTGAAGGTCCTGGGTTGGGATGATCCCATTACGGGCCACGGCGTGGTGACCATCGGCATGAAGAACCACATCCCGAGCGGATTCCCGGTGCCGCACCTCCCGAACATCAGCCTCGAGATGATGCAGAAGGTGTTCCAGCCGGCACTCACCATCGCCATGCTCGGCGCCATCGAGTCCCTGCTTTCGGCGGTGGTCGCCGATGGTATGACGAGCACCAAGCACCGTTCCAATACCGAGCTCTTTGGCCAGGGCGTTGCGAACATCCTTTCTCCCATTTTTGGCGGCATCCCGGCGACGGGCGCCATTGCCCGTACGGCGACGAACATTCGTAACGGCGCCGTGAGCCCGATTAGCGGCCTGGTCCATGCGGTAGTGCTTTTGCTGATTATGCTGGTCTTGGGCAAGTACGCCGAGATGATCCCCATGGCGGCGCTCGCGGCGGTGCTTTTCCAGGTGGCGTTCAACATGTGCGGCTACCACAGCGTCATCAAGATGTTCAAGGCGCCCAAGAGCGACGTGACCGTGATGCTGGTCGCTTTCTTCCTTACGGTGATTATTGACCTTACGGTCGCCATTGAGGTGGGCGTGCTTTTGGCCGCGGTGCTCTTCATTAAGCGCATGAGCGACGTGGCCGAGGTCGAGGCGGTGTCTACGGCCCTCAAGGACGACGACGAAGAGGCCGCCAGAAACGAGCTCAGCCGCCAGGTGCCCAAAGGCGTGGTGGTTTACGAACTTGCCGGTTCGCTGTTCTTTGGGGCAGTAGACAAGTTCAAGGAGACCATGAACCGTATTTCGGAAACCCCGAAAATTCTCATTTTGCGCATGCGCAGTGTCTCGAGCATCGATGCCGCGGGCATCAACATGATTGAGGACCTCATGAACCGCTGCAAGCGCGAGGGGACGCAGCTTTTGCTCTCGGGAGTGCATGCCCAGCCGGTGGTGGCGCTGACTCGTGCCGGCGTGCTCAAGCAGCTGGGCGAAGAAAACGCCCTCGGCAACATTGATGCCGCCCTGAACAGGGCCCGCGAAATTCTGGGCCTCCCGCTGGTGGACTCCTCCAAGGAGGCCATCCCCGCGCCGACGGTGTCATGGGAACGCAGCCTCGACAAGCCTTGGATTCCCGAGGAGTCCAATGCCGCCGTCGCCGAGGAAACGCCCGAAGTTATTACCGAAAAGATGATGGACGAACCCATCCGCAAGATTGAAGAAATCAAGAAATAA
- a CDS encoding SufD family Fe-S cluster assembly protein: MNAIERIQQLGMPRRNNELWSFFPVAKIPAPEFPDACASEEDFSGETDFAALLPVAQNARTMVQNIADGSEEMALLKCNNDFGRTILNVGKGAKASFEILDNKVAHKIAAERFDVNIGEGADVEFFFANPANDLPLRFRHFRITQAAGSQVRFSSIERGNGISRVSIDAFLQGAGAHFEIRTLNILNGDSSSHHRLTIHHEVPETTSIQFARNLLDGHATASYDGSVIVNPDCTKAFSSQLVNTILLSEDSSVSVKPVLKIYHDDVECTHGNTCGELDPDQMFYLVSRGIPPENAKKMLVEAFAKELFYPLPETPAKKRLLQTLA, from the coding sequence ATGAACGCCATTGAACGCATACAGCAACTGGGAATGCCCCGCCGCAATAACGAATTGTGGTCGTTCTTCCCCGTAGCCAAGATTCCCGCACCGGAATTTCCCGACGCCTGCGCCAGCGAAGAGGACTTTTCCGGCGAAACCGATTTCGCGGCCCTCCTGCCGGTGGCGCAAAACGCGCGCACGATGGTCCAGAACATCGCCGACGGTTCCGAAGAGATGGCGCTCCTCAAGTGCAACAACGATTTCGGACGCACCATCCTGAACGTAGGCAAGGGCGCAAAGGCGAGTTTCGAGATTCTCGACAACAAGGTCGCCCACAAAATCGCCGCCGAACGCTTTGACGTGAACATTGGCGAAGGCGCCGACGTGGAATTTTTCTTCGCGAATCCTGCGAACGACCTGCCGCTGCGTTTTAGGCACTTCCGCATCACGCAGGCAGCCGGCTCCCAAGTACGATTTTCCTCCATCGAACGCGGGAACGGCATCTCCCGCGTAAGCATCGACGCCTTTTTGCAAGGCGCAGGCGCCCATTTTGAAATCCGCACCCTGAACATTTTGAACGGAGACTCTAGCAGCCACCACAGGCTCACCATCCACCACGAGGTTCCAGAGACGACAAGCATCCAGTTCGCCCGCAACCTTTTGGACGGTCACGCCACCGCCAGCTACGACGGCAGCGTCATTGTGAACCCTGACTGCACCAAGGCTTTCTCGAGCCAGCTCGTGAACACCATCCTGCTTTCCGAAGACAGTTCCGTCTCGGTGAAGCCGGTCCTCAAAATCTACCACGACGACGTGGAATGCACCCACGGCAACACATGCGGAGAACTGGACCCGGACCAAATGTTCTACCTGGTGAGCCGCGGAATTCCGCCCGAAAACGCCAAAAAGATGCTCGTAGAAGCCTTCGCGAAGGAGCTGTTCTACCCGCTCCCCGAGACACCCGCCAAAAAGCGCCTGCTCCAGACCCTCGCCTAG
- a CDS encoding glycosyltransferase: protein MSTILLYAMFVVYVIAGVGLVIYGFSCYYSIYLFLKNSRRTRLADRKAILKYYREHSMNDLPQVTTQLPVFNEANCVERLLEAVCAIDYPKDKHEIQVLDDSTDECYEVAKKKVEELAAKGYDIKLIHRTNRKDYKAGALAEAMEVAKGEFLAIFDADFVPEKDFLLKTIPYLVMDEKIGLVQGRWGHLNRTESGLTLAQSIGIDGHFVIEQSARSWGKLFMNFNGTAGVWRKQAIYGGGGWEGDTLTEDMDLSYRSQLAGWRMKFVFDVIVPAELPNDINAFKAQQFRWAKGSIQTAIKILPRVLRSKEPLRVKIGAILHTTHYSIHPCMLFTALCAWPLLAFFEPVAHLPTWVYTVGFSFILLAAVAPSVLYFVAQRCSGYTGWKIRLLSLPILMALGVGIAVSNSRAVFSAVTGRKGSFVRTPKSGGSKKKAKSHYAQKFPWMALTELLVGVYCIFGLLEYIGAQKFIIGPFLALYSVGFLSVGVLSFMHYIGNIIEVHKARKNNDNVEPQDAYNAK, encoded by the coding sequence ATGAGTACTATACTTCTCTACGCGATGTTCGTAGTCTATGTTATCGCCGGTGTGGGTCTGGTGATTTATGGGTTTAGTTGCTACTACAGCATTTATCTTTTCTTGAAGAACAGCCGCCGTACCCGTTTGGCTGACCGCAAAGCAATCCTCAAGTACTACCGCGAACATTCCATGAACGACCTCCCGCAGGTCACCACCCAGCTCCCCGTATTTAACGAAGCTAACTGTGTAGAACGCCTCCTCGAGGCCGTGTGCGCCATCGATTACCCCAAGGACAAGCACGAGATCCAGGTTCTGGACGACTCCACCGACGAATGCTACGAAGTCGCCAAAAAGAAGGTCGAGGAACTCGCCGCCAAGGGCTACGACATCAAACTCATCCACCGCACCAACCGCAAGGACTACAAGGCCGGCGCCCTCGCCGAGGCCATGGAAGTCGCCAAAGGCGAATTCCTCGCGATTTTCGATGCGGACTTCGTGCCGGAGAAGGACTTCCTCCTCAAGACCATCCCCTACCTGGTGATGGACGAAAAGATTGGTTTGGTCCAGGGCCGCTGGGGCCACTTGAACCGCACCGAATCCGGTCTTACGCTCGCCCAGTCCATTGGCATTGACGGTCACTTTGTGATCGAGCAGTCCGCCCGCAGTTGGGGCAAGCTCTTTATGAACTTCAACGGTACCGCCGGCGTTTGGCGCAAGCAGGCCATTTACGGCGGTGGCGGCTGGGAAGGCGACACCCTGACCGAAGACATGGACCTTTCTTACAGAAGCCAGCTCGCCGGTTGGCGCATGAAGTTCGTGTTCGACGTGATTGTGCCGGCCGAACTCCCCAACGACATCAACGCGTTCAAGGCACAGCAGTTCCGCTGGGCCAAGGGCTCCATCCAAACCGCCATCAAGATTTTGCCGCGCGTGCTCCGCTCCAAGGAACCGCTCCGCGTGAAGATTGGCGCTATCCTCCATACGACGCACTATTCGATTCACCCCTGCATGCTCTTTACCGCCCTCTGCGCTTGGCCGCTGCTCGCGTTCTTTGAACCGGTGGCCCACCTGCCCACCTGGGTTTACACGGTCGGCTTTAGCTTTATCCTCCTCGCCGCAGTCGCCCCCTCCGTACTTTACTTTGTCGCCCAGCGCTGCTCCGGCTACACTGGCTGGAAGATTCGCCTCCTCTCCCTCCCCATTTTGATGGCCCTGGGCGTGGGCATCGCCGTCAGCAACTCCAGAGCTGTGTTTAGCGCCGTGACAGGCCGCAAGGGCAGCTTCGTCCGCACCCCCAAAAGCGGCGGCAGCAAAAAGAAGGCCAAGAGCCACTATGCCCAAAAGTTCCCGTGGATGGCCCTGACCGAACTCCTCGTCGGCGTCTACTGCATTTTCGGTTTGCTCGAATACATTGGTGCGCAGAAGTTCATCATTGGACCGTTCCTCGCCCTCTATTCGGTGGGTTTCCTCTCTGTAGGCGTTTTGAGCTTTATGCACTACATCGGCAACATTATCGAGGTGCACAAGGCCCGCAAGAACAACGACAACGTCGAGCCGCAAGACGCCTACAACGCCAAGTAG
- a CDS encoding sulfurtransferase TusA family protein has product MAEWENLKDSTIGRWIAANGLAPNFAEALKTLVSYACAEWFRRCTGAVLAPGEALSRVLLARLPGISLASWLESPVEHSLEIADFCEKTKVSALPDALQCELPTFLDLRGVECPRNAARSRLVMAGYPEGKTLEIWLDDGSPIENVPGALVADGHKVVFRQKTGDYWVLKVVKQVKKE; this is encoded by the coding sequence ATGGCAGAATGGGAAAATTTGAAGGATTCGACCATCGGTCGCTGGATTGCCGCGAACGGTTTGGCCCCCAATTTTGCGGAGGCGCTCAAAACGCTGGTCTCGTATGCCTGTGCGGAGTGGTTCCGCCGCTGTACGGGGGCGGTTTTGGCCCCTGGCGAGGCGCTTTCGAGGGTGCTTTTGGCGCGTTTGCCGGGCATTTCGCTTGCTTCGTGGCTCGAATCTCCGGTCGAACATAGCCTGGAAATAGCCGATTTTTGCGAAAAAACGAAGGTTTCGGCACTACCTGACGCCCTCCAGTGCGAATTACCCACATTTTTGGACCTGCGGGGGGTCGAGTGCCCCCGTAATGCGGCGCGCAGCCGCTTGGTGATGGCAGGCTACCCCGAGGGGAAGACCCTGGAAATATGGCTCGACGACGGGAGCCCTATCGAAAATGTACCCGGGGCGCTGGTCGCCGACGGCCACAAGGTGGTTTTTCGCCAAAAAACAGGCGATTATTGGGTCTTGAAAGTAGTCAAACAAGTCAAGAAAGAGTAG
- a CDS encoding OmpH family outer membrane protein, whose amino-acid sequence MLRKLVILLSIVFACASFAEDGLRIAHVDSKLIFDGYKGTKKAQEEYDRQVAKWEQQGNLLQKELAAIKEKLDKQLLMLSDEKKRELEAEYQKKDTELKGFIDRVYGRKGELISENEKVSAPIIQLIRKAINEIALQEGYDMVVDRATGAVVFWKKENDLTNKVLDYLNNR is encoded by the coding sequence ATGCTTCGTAAACTGGTGATTCTGCTTTCGATTGTGTTTGCATGCGCAAGTTTTGCCGAAGACGGCCTGCGCATTGCTCACGTAGATTCCAAGCTCATCTTTGACGGTTACAAGGGCACCAAAAAAGCTCAGGAAGAATATGACCGTCAGGTGGCCAAGTGGGAGCAGCAGGGCAACCTGTTGCAAAAGGAACTGGCTGCCATCAAGGAAAAACTGGACAAGCAACTCTTGATGCTCTCCGACGAAAAAAAACGTGAACTTGAAGCCGAGTACCAAAAGAAGGATACCGAACTCAAGGGGTTTATTGACCGCGTGTATGGCCGTAAGGGCGAGCTCATCAGCGAAAACGAGAAGGTGAGCGCCCCGATTATTCAGCTGATCCGCAAGGCCATTAACGAGATTGCCCTGCAAGAGGGCTACGACATGGTCGTAGACCGCGCGACGGGCGCCGTGGTCTTTTGGAAAAAGGAAAACGACCTCACGAATAAAGTATTGGATTACTTGAACAATAGATAA
- a CDS encoding Tfp pilus assembly protein FimT/FimU: MPVNSRRNGFTLVELAVAIACAAILTTVAWNFFSLYYRGSLQMAADYQRESGELLMQLRESTKNARGLGGRPEIRF, translated from the coding sequence ATGCCGGTGAATAGCAGGCGCAATGGCTTTACGCTGGTCGAGCTTGCCGTCGCCATCGCCTGTGCCGCCATCCTCACGACGGTGGCGTGGAACTTCTTTTCGCTGTACTATCGGGGTTCCCTCCAAATGGCTGCGGACTACCAGCGGGAGTCGGGCGAGCTCCTGATGCAGCTCCGTGAGAGCACAAAAAACGCCCGCGGTTTAGGCGGGCGTCCGGAAATTCGATTTTAG
- a CDS encoding type II secretion system protein J gives MKECYGKSRGFTLPEVCVALAVFAFGALALGRGFDAVLRVRSVERSRAQSLIEAVAQMEALIENPPACTDSLASGGATPVRGVFRAITGQNGVRLQRLVKCR, from the coding sequence ATGAAAGAATGCTATGGCAAAAGTCGGGGCTTCACCCTGCCCGAGGTCTGCGTTGCGCTCGCAGTGTTTGCCTTTGGGGCTCTTGCCCTCGGTCGCGGATTCGACGCGGTTTTGCGAGTGCGGTCCGTGGAACGCTCCCGTGCGCAGAGCCTTATCGAGGCCGTGGCGCAGATGGAGGCGCTAATCGAGAATCCGCCTGCGTGTACCGACAGCCTTGCGAGCGGTGGCGCGACTCCAGTTCGCGGCGTTTTTCGCGCCATTACCGGTCAAAATGGCGTTCGGCTCCAGAGGCTTGTCAAATGCCGGTGA